The following is a genomic window from Pyxicephalus adspersus unplaced genomic scaffold, UCB_Pads_2.0 Sca480, whole genome shotgun sequence.
TCACCAGTAATATATAGGACAGGTGAGGGACCCCTGTGTCCCCTCCTCCCCATATACTGGCTCTCACCTGTTTCTCCAGCACCTCGTCCTCCTCCCTCCAGCTCTCGCCCCTTATTAGTTGGAGGCGCTCTAGGTACCTCTTGTGCATCTGGTTGGGGATGAAGAAGTTGAGGGGGAATGGAATGGTTTCGGCGTACCACTTGCGCGTGTGCTCCACATAGTTCTTGGCGTCCACCCAGAATAAATGGATCTGATGAGGAAACAATAACATGATGAGCCCAAAACACCACGGGGGCCCCATAATGATCATTAAAGCCTACCTCCCCCACCATTAATGACACCTACCAGAGCCGGCAGCAGCTTCTCCTCCAGCAGCGAGATGAAAGCCAGGGTATCTGCTCCCTGCGTAGCCGACAGATCGTAATCCGCATTGTACTTCTAAACCAGAGATGGAAAATCAAAAGATGGTCAGTCATCATACCAAGGGTATAACAGGTACTGCCCGAGCCTGTCATGTGACCTCTCATCAACTGACACAACTCCACCTAAATTCCAACCAATGGCCCATCCTGCACATTTCTGAATAGAGTTAAGACAGCTCAATGTGATTGCAGACTTACCTGCTTCCGGAGGTGGGTAATAATTTTACCAGGCTGGAAGACAACGCCATCACTTGGGGTCTTCAGTGCCGGCAGTTGACCTGGGCAAGAGACAAGGCAGTGTCAGGGGGAGGTAAAGAGAACCAACTACATGGGCAGACACCTACCTGTTGGAAAAAGACTTACCAGAGGGGCAGGGGGGTGTATCGGCAGTATGTAGGGGTCACACGGGGGGCCCAGTGATGTCATACATGTAACGGACCCGACCACAACGAATGAGAAGATTCCCTTCCCTCTGCCAAGTCAGCAGCCACAGCCATTAATGGGAGGAATTTTAGACGGGGTTTCCTGCTCACTGAGGCCAGGGAGCCCCTGCGGTTTAATTCATCCAATGAATATTTCTGTCAGCTGACACTAGCCGGGCGTACGTCGAGCAGCCACAACCACTGGGACGGCGCCACCAATTATACAAGCAGACGTCATAGAGAGACGCTGGGAGGATCCTTGTGGGGTTATTACACCAGAAAGATGTGCCGGGGTTCCCCACAAATATTAAGGGGGATCAGACAGATATCACAGATAGTGGAAGCACTGCTGTATAACATGCAAATGTCTGCTAAACACAGAAATGTAACACAGAACATGTGAAATTAGGGTGGGGGGTAGATCTATGGGTGGGGGGCAGAACATATATTGGGGGGTAGATCTATGGGGGGGCCAGGACATATAATGGGGGGTAGATAGGACATATAATGGAGGGGGTAGGACATATAATAGGGGGGGGTAGATCTATGGGCAGACATgtaatgggggtgggggggtaggTGTATAGAGCAGCAGGACAGAGGGGGGGTATGAGTGTCAGTGGTGACATGTGGTAATACattcattcatacatacatacttatagCGGTACCATACACACACGGCCCCCTCCCCCCGGTCCTCTCACCAGCACGGTCAGGCAGTCGATGTCCACACTGGGAAGCCCCCAGTCACCCCTCCAGCAGTACAGCTCcatgggcgccgccatctttctcCTCCCTCCACCCGGAACTTCTTTCCTGGCTCCGCCCCCCGAGCGCTCCCGCCTTCCTGTATGACACCGCCCCTACCATCATGCCCCCACGAGTACGCTCTGCACCTGCCTCTCAGTTATTTGACTCCGCCTATTTATTATTCCCCGCCCATTGTCCCTGCTGGTATTGCATCTGCACCATCCGCTTAGTGATGTGACCCCGCCTACTGCTGTGAGTGAGGGGGCATGGTGTAGGGTGGTGGTTGGGTGGGGTAAGTGAAGGGGTGGGGTTTAGGGTGGTGTTTGGGGAGCAAGGGGGCACGGTGTAGGGTGGAGGATAGGTGTGGTGAGTGAGGTGTTGCGGTGTAGGTTGGTGGTTGGGATCAGCGAGTGGGCCTAGTATAGGGTAGTGGTTGGGTGTGGTTTAGGGTGGTGGTGCTTGTGTGGTGTGAGTGAGGGGTCAGTGTAGGGTGGTGGTTGGGTGTGGTGAGCGATGGGGCGTGGTATAGGGTGGTGGTTAGGTGGTGTCAGTGAGGGGTCTCAGTGTAGGGTGGTGGTTGGATAAGTGAGGGGGCTTAATGTAGGGTGGTGGTTGGGTGGGGTAAGTGAGAGGTCTCAGTGTAGGGTGGTGGTTGGGTGGGGTAAGTGAAGGGGTGGGGTTTAGGGTGGTGTTTGGGGAGCAAGGGGGCACGGTGTAGAGTGGTGGTTTGAGTGATGGGTCGCAATGTAGGGTAATGGTTCGGTGTGGTAACCGAGGGGGTGCAGTGTAGGATGGTGGTTGGGTGGGGTGAACGCAGGGGCACGGTGTAGCGTGGCAGTTCAGTGTGGTGAGTGGGGGGGTCGCAGTGTAAGGTAGTGGTTGGGATAGGCGAGGGGGCTTAATGTAGGGTGGTGGTTGGGTGGCGTGAGTCGCAGTGTAGGGTGATGGTTGTGTGTGGTATGCCAGGGGGCGTGGTGTGGGGTGGTGGCTGGGGTAAGTGAGGGGGCGTGGTGTGGGGTGGTGGTTACAGTGAGTGAGGGGGCATGGTGTAGGGTGGTGGTTGGGTGGGGTAAGTGAAGGGGTGGGGTTTAGGGTGGTGTTTGGGGAGCAAGGGGGCACGGTGTAGNNNNNNNNNNNNNNNNNNNNNNNNNNNNNCAGTGTAGGGTGGTGGTTGGGTGGGGTGAGCGAGGGGGTGGGGTGTAGGGTTGTGGTTGGGTGGGGGGATCGATGGGCCGCTGTTTAGGGTGGTGGTTGCGTGGGGTTAATGGGGGGGTCGCGGTGTTGGGTGGTGTGAGCAAATGGGCGCGGTGTAGGGTGGTGGTTGGGTGTGGTGAGCGACGGGGCTTTGTGTGGGGTGGTTGTTGGGTGGGGTGAGAGAGGTTTGGCAGTGTAGCGTGGTGTTTGGTTGGGGCGGAGGATGGGTAGGGTGAGCGAGGGGGCGCAGTAGGTCATTCTTCCTATTTCTAGGTATTTCTGTGGTTTCTGCAATCATCTTCCAGCATGCAGGGAATTTCTGCCCCGGGGTTTCCATTATTATGTCCTTGGTTATTTCTGTGTCATTTTTATTCTCAGTACTTATAATTGTTTGGTCTATAGGGTCACAGGGAGCCCGGCAGAGGATCTGCTCCGAGGAATCCGGTGGATGGACGGGTGATCCTGCTAATCTGGCCTGCGCCCTCTCTCCCCGAGGAGGGGGGATTCCAGACAGTCTGACCCCTGTGTAACCCCCCTCTGGCCCGGCTTGGTTTTAGGGTGTAAGTCCCCCTGGGAGGCTCATAGACCTGGAATTGACCCTGGAGCTGGCAGGTATGGAGCCGATCGGTCCCCGGGGTCCCAGTGGtatggagcagttcctcccccCATTCGGCCCCTGGCA
Proteins encoded in this region:
- the MTX1 gene encoding metaxin-1 (The sequence of the model RefSeq protein was modified relative to this genomic sequence to represent the inferred CDS: added 230 bases not found in genome assembly) produces the protein MAAPMELYCWRGDWGLPSVDIDCLTVLTFACYTAVLPLSVVCLYNWWRRPSGQLPALKTPSDGVVFQPGKIITHLRKQKYNADYDLSATQGADTLAFISLLEEKLLPALIHLFWVDAKNYVEHTRKWYAETIPFPLNFFIPNQMHKRYLERLQLIRGESWREEDEVLEKQLYSDAQECLGLLSQRLGTQKFFFGECPASLDAYIFSHLAPILNIKLPNNRLQQHLRSLSNLCQYCNSILSIYFTQDGESLPRISPKTPTAETPDFDDEPNKRRNQFLSLAFGLMAMVSYALLSGIISIQRVSGDGALEPAIAMEDHEEEEEEE